One stretch of Malus domestica chromosome 14, GDT2T_hap1 DNA includes these proteins:
- the LOC114823700 gene encoding microtubule-associated protein 70-1-like codes for MSRAPPDLSSPISMASTTTHISNGEHEPPTKPPAFTSTASFRARKKTNASAGISRAASDVDDIVTLMHGSDPVRVELNRLENDLRDKDRELGDAVAEIKSLRNSERLKEKAVEELTDELNKVDEKLKATEALLESKNLEIKKVNDEKKAALAAQFAAEATLRRVHAAQKDDEMPPIEAIIAPLEAELKLARQEVTKLQDDNRALDRLTKSKEAALVDTERTVQIALAKASLVDDLQNKNQELMKQIEICQEENKILDKMHRQKVAEVEKLTQTVRELEEAVLAGGAAANAVRDYQRKVQEMNEEKKLLEREVARAKVSANRVATVVANDWKDSSDKVMPVKQWLEERKFFQGEMQQLRDKLAVAERTAKAEAQLKEKYQLRFKVLEDKLKASNGKSRAAPDAKITSNRPSRRQSLGGAENISKSSSNGYLSRTKSNLQSGFNRSNSATAILKQATVSSRSFDGGSRLLDRDKLIPDATGKDCTPNSANDQTRMNEVVGRHEESSNGTLAEQSRREHEDYVSGVLYDMLQKEVVSLRKACHEKDQTLKDKDDAIEMLAKKVDTLNKAMEVEAKKMRREVAAMEKEVSSMRVTKEHDQRTRRVSAPRGALNSSHTLSSRNAQRS; via the exons ATGAGCCGGGCACCACCAGATCTTTCTTCCCCAATTTCAATGGCCAGCACTACTACTCACATTAGCAACGGCGAACACGAACCGCCGACGAAGCCGCCCGCATTCACCTCCACCGCTTCCTTCAGGGCTCGCAAGAAGACCAATGCTTCCGCCGGAATCTCCCGTGCCGCCTCCGATGTCGATGACATCGTCACTCTCATGCACGGCTCCGATCCAGTCCGTGTTGAGCTCAACCGCCTCGAAAATGACCTCCGAG ATAAAGACAGGGAGTTGGGAGATGCTGTGGCGGAAATTAAGTCTTTAAGAAATTCAGAGCGCCTTAAAGAAAAGGCGGTTGAAGAG TTGACAGATGAACTTAACAAAGTGGATGAAAAGCTTAAAGCAACTGAAGCTCTTTTGGAAAGCAAG AATCTTGAGATTAAGAAAGTAAATGATGAGAAAAAAGCAGCTTTGGCTGCGCAATTTGCAGCAGAAGCCACACTTCGAAGAGTTCACGCTGCACAGAAAGATGATGAAATGCCACCCATTGAAGCCATCATTGCTCCACTGGAGGCAGAGCTTAAGCTTGCTAGGCAGGAG GTAACCAAGTTGCAGGATGACAACAGAGCACTTGATCGGCTTACTAAATCCAAAGAGGCTGCTCTGGTTGACACCGAGAGAACTGTTCAGATTGCTTTGGCAAAAGCATCCTTGGTTGACGATctgcaaaacaaaaatcaaGAGCTAATGAAACAGATTGAAATATGCCAG GAGGAGAACAAAATACTTGACAAAATGCACAGACAGAAGGTAGCTGAGGTTGAGAAGCTGACACAAACTGTTCGAGAACTTGAGGAGGCTGTTTTAGCTGGTGGAGCTGCTGCCAATGCTGTGCGTGATTACCAGCGGAAAGTGCAGGAGATGAAT GAGGAGAAAAAGCTATTGGAGCGGGAGGTGGCTCGTGCAAAGGTCTCTGCAAATCGGGTTGCCACTGTTGTTGCAAATGACTGGAAAGACTCCAGTGACAAAGTCATGCCCGTAAAGCAATGGCTTGAAGAAAGGAAATTTTTTCAG ggaGAAATGCAACAGCTTAGAGACAAACTGGCTGTAGCTGAGCGTACTGCAAAGGCAGAAGCACAATTGAAG GAAAAATACCAATTAAGATTTAAGGTTTTGGAGGATAAGTTAAAAGCATCTAATGGTAAATCGCGTGCGGCTCCAGATGCAAAAATCACAAGCAACAGGCCTTCAAGGCGTCAGTCTCTTGGTGGAGCTGAGAACATTTCTAAATCGTCCTCTAATGGCTATCTATCTAGGACAAAATCAAACTTACAATCTGGTTTCAACCGTTCCAACAGTGCCACTGCAATATTGAAACAAGCCACAGTTTCATCTAGATCGTTTGATGGTGGTAGTAGATTGCTAGACAGAGATAAGCTAATCCCAGATGCAACTGGGAAAGATTGCACGCCTAACAGTGCCAATGATCAGACTCGAATGAATGAGGTAGTAGGTAGACATGAGGAGAGCTCAAATGGAACCTTGGCTGAACAGTCCAGGAGAGAACATGAAGATTATGTTTCTGGAGTACTGTATGATATGTTACAGAAAGAGGTTGTATCTTTAAGGAAAGCTTGCCACGAGAAAGATCAAACCCTCAAAGACAAGGATGATGCAATTGAG ATGTTGGCAAAGAAGGTGGATACACTTAACAAAGCAATGGAGGTCGAGGCCAAAAAGATGCGGAGAGAAGTAGCTGCAATGGAAAAAGAAGTCTCTTCTATGCGTGTCACTAAGGAGCATGATCAGCGGACACGGCGCGTAAGTGCTCCCCGGGGGGCACTAAATAGTTCTCATACACTTTCTTCAAG AAATGCACAGAGGTCATAG